CAACAGCGCGTGCGCCGCGAGCGCGAGCCACTGCGGCTGCACGGTGTCCCCGGGCCGGGGCCCCGACGCCATGAGCGGGGCGCCCCACCGCACGAGCCCGAGCACGGGTTCGCGCAGGTCCGCGCCGCGCGGTGTGAGCGCGTAGACGACCGCCTTGCGACCCTCCTCCTGGCGGCGTTCGACGATCCCGGCGGCCACCAGGTGCCGCAGCCGATCGGTCAGGAGGTTGCTGGCGACCCCGGGCAGCGCCGCCCGCAGCTCGGTGTGCCGGCGCTCGCGGATGAGCAGCTCGCGCACGATCAGCAGGTTCCAGCGGTCGCCGATCAGGTCGAGCGCGCGGGCCAGGCCGCAGAACTGCTGGTAACCCTGCACCCTTGTGCTCCTTCGTCGTCCGGCTCTACGGTTGAGAATATCAACCGATCGGCCCGAGGAGCCTCGATGACCCTCCCCGCACCGCAGTGGCTGGACCTCGACCTGTACCCCTTCGACCGTGCGGTGCACGAGGTGGGGGGCCATCGCGTCCACGTCGTCGACCACGGCACGGGGCCCACGCTCCTGCTGCTGCACGGCAACCCGACGTGGTCGTTCGTGTGGCGCGGCGTGATCACCGAGCTCGCCCCCGACCACCGGTGCGTCGCCCCCGACCTGCCCGGCTTCGGCCTGTCGCAGGCGCCCGCGGGGTTCGACGGCCGGGCCGAGTCGATCGCGGACGTGCTCGCCGAGCTGGTGGTCGCCATGGACCTGCGGGACGTGGTGCTGGTGGTGCAGGACTGGGGCGGACCGATCGGGCTCGACCTGGCCCAGCGCATGCCGGACCGGTTCCGGGGGCTGGTGATCGGCAACACCTGGGCATGGCCCGTCACGGGCGACCCGCACTTCGAGCGGTTCTCGGCGCTGCTGGGCGGGCGGGTGGGTGCGTGGCTCATCCGGCGGCTGAACCTGGTGGTGCGCGGCCTCATCCCCGCGGGTCATCGTCGGCGCCGCCCCACGCGCGCCGAGATGCGGCACTACCGGCACGCGCTCGGCACCCCGGCCCGGCGCCAGGCGTCCGCGGTGCTCCCGCGCGAGATCGTGGCCGCGGCGCCGTTCCTGGCGCGCGTCGAGGCCGGGCTCGTGGCGCTGCGGACGCTGCCCGCGCTGCTGGTCTGGGCGGACCGGGACATCGCGTTCCGCCGCACCGAGCTGGAGCGCTGGCGGCGGGAGCTGCCGGGCGCGCGCACGGTCGAACTTCCCGGAGCGGGGCACTACCTGCAGTCGGACGCGCCGCAGGAGTTCGCCGCCGCGGTCCGCGCGTTCGTCGCGCAGGACCTCGGCGCCGCGGTCGGCACGGCGCACGACGAGGAGGCGCGCGCGTGACCGAGCCGGACCCCGCCGAGCTGTTCGAGGACGTCGTCGAGGCGCTCACGGCCCAGGGTGCGCGCAGCGGCCGGATGATGGGCCGCCCCATGCTCTCGATCGGGGGTCGGATGCTCGCGTGCCTCGACGACGGTGTGCTGGGGGTACGGCTGGGCGCCGGCAGCGCCGAGCACACCGCGGCGCTCGCGCTGCCGGACTCCGCGCTGTTCAGCCCGGGCCGCAGCCGCCGGCAGTTCCGTGACTGGGTGGCGCTCGCACCCACCGCGGGCGAGCACTGGGTGCCGTACGCCGAGGCCGCGCTGCGCCGCCTCACGGCGTGAACGCTCGTGCCCCCGGCGGGGCTCGAACCCGCACTACGCCGGGTTTAAGCCGGCCGCCTCTGCCAGTTGGGCTACGGGGGCGCGGTCAGCATCCTGCCGCACGCGGTGGCGGCGCGGTCTCAGGCCAGGCCGGCCGCGCTCTCGGCGTCCTCGATCTGCGCCGTCCACTCGCGCTTGGTGCTGCGCCACCCCTCGTCGTCGACGCCGGTCCGCCAGTAGCCCGAGGCCGAGAGGTCCGCGCGCGCGACGCCTCGCTCGAGCCGCAGGTAGCGCCGGATCTCGCGGACCGCACCCGCCTCGCCGTGCACGAACGCCCCGACCCGGCCGCCGGGCCACGGGAGCGCGAGCGTCGCCTCGACCAGCCGGCGTCCGGGTGCGGTGTGGTCGGCGTGCAGCCACCGCACCTCGACGCCCGGGGGACAGGCGAGTGCGAGCTCGTCGGCCGGGCCGGCGACCTCGACCAGCGCCCACCCGCGCGCCGCGGCGGGGAGGCGCTCGAGCGCGACCGCGACGGCCGGGAGCGCGCTCGCGTCGCCGACGAGCAGGTGGTGGTCCACGTCGGGCGACGGCGACCACGCGCCGCCCGGGCCGAGCACGAGCACCTCGTCGCCGGATGCGGCCGCCGCGGCCCACGGACCCGCGAGGCCGACGGTGCCGTGCACGACGACGTCGAGCGTCAGCTCACGTGTCGTCGGGTCGTAGGCGCGGACGGTGTACGCGCGCAGCCGCGGGACCACGTCGGCCGGCAGCGTGGCCCGCACGGCGTCGAGGTCCAGCCGGCCGTCGGCGCCCCGCGGCCGCGGTCCCGCGGGCAGGAACATGAGCTTGACGTAGGCGTCGGCGTGCGGGTCCGGCACGAATACGGACATCCCCGGGCCGCCGACAACGAGCCGCACGAGCCCGGGTGTGAGGCGCTCGCTGCGCAGCACGTGGGCGAGCACGGGCGCCGGGCGGGCGCGCGGGCCGCGGGCCGCCTCGCCGCGCGGCGGGACGGAGGCGGGCGGGAGGGTCACGGTGCGCGAGCCTAACCGCGCTTCTTGTCGATGCTCGCGTCGAGCGACGCGTTGAGGTGCTGCAGCGAGCCCGCGAGCGAGGTCAGCTCGTCGGACGTCCAGCTCCCCAGGACGTCGGCGTAGACCTCCCACCGCGCGGCGCGGCTGTGCTCGAGCGCGTCGCGGCCCGCCGCCGAGATCGCGATGACCGAGCGGCGCGCGTCGGCCTCGTCCCGCCCGCGCTCGACGAACCCCGCCTCCTCGAGCTGCAGCACCTGGCGGGTCACGGTCGAGGCGTCCAGGCGAAGGTGGTCCGCGATCTCGTGCAGGCCCGCGGGTCCGTGCTCGTCCAGGCGGCTGAGCGTGAGGTACGCCGAGCGCTCGAGCGTGCCCTCGAGGCGGCGCGAGCGGCGGCGGTTGCGGTCCGCCAGGCGCAGCAGGAGCGCGACCTGGCGCTCGACGTCCGGGATGGCGGGGTCCATGCGTGCTCCTCGTCGGCGGTCCGGCGCCCAGCGTAGGGGCCCGCACGCACGGACGGCCCCGCGGACGCGAGGTCCGCGGGGCCGCCCGGTGCGGCTCAGCTGATCAGGCGTCGCGTCGCTTGAGCAGCACGGCGGCCACGGCCAGCAGCACGAGCACCCAGCCGACGAGCACGGCGTAGCCGCCCCACGCGCTCAGCTCGATGCCCCTGCCCATCTGGTCGTTCATCGCGTCGATCATCTCCTGCGGCTGGGCCACCCGATAGCCGGCCGAGGCCGGCATGAACGGCCGCACGTACTCCAGCGGGCGCCACGGGATCGCCAGCACCGCGTTCTCGACCACCAGGAGCAGACCGAGCACGGAGGCCATCGCCGCGGCCGAGTGGCGCAGGAGCGCGCCGAACGCGAACGCGAAGACCGTGATGGTGGCCAGGTACAGCGCGTTCCCGAACAGGACACGCACGGTCTCGGCGTCGCCGAGGTCGAGCGCGACGTTCTTGGGGCTGAGGATCGGGGTCTGCACGGCTGCCGCGAGCGCGACGACGACGGTCGCGATCACCATCATGGATCCGCCGAGCACCACGAGCTTGGCCCACAGGACGGGGGTGCGCCGTGGGGCTGCCGAGAGGCTCGCC
The Cellulomonas gilvus ATCC 13127 DNA segment above includes these coding regions:
- a CDS encoding winged helix-turn-helix transcriptional regulator, encoding MQGYQQFCGLARALDLIGDRWNLLIVRELLIRERRHTELRAALPGVASNLLTDRLRHLVAAGIVERRQEEGRKAVVYALTPRGADLREPVLGLVRWGAPLMASGPRPGDTVQPQWLALAAHALLHGAVVTRPGRIAVEADGLALTVHAEAAGVRIELAREDRPDARVQAPTALVLGLLAGAVSARTATAMGARVQDDAGVLDALLAAAAAGRSA
- a CDS encoding alpha/beta fold hydrolase translates to MTLPAPQWLDLDLYPFDRAVHEVGGHRVHVVDHGTGPTLLLLHGNPTWSFVWRGVITELAPDHRCVAPDLPGFGLSQAPAGFDGRAESIADVLAELVVAMDLRDVVLVVQDWGGPIGLDLAQRMPDRFRGLVIGNTWAWPVTGDPHFERFSALLGGRVGAWLIRRLNLVVRGLIPAGHRRRRPTRAEMRHYRHALGTPARRQASAVLPREIVAAAPFLARVEAGLVALRTLPALLVWADRDIAFRRTELERWRRELPGARTVELPGAGHYLQSDAPQEFAAAVRAFVAQDLGAAVGTAHDEEARA
- a CDS encoding siderophore-interacting protein, with translation MTLPPASVPPRGEAARGPRARPAPVLAHVLRSERLTPGLVRLVVGGPGMSVFVPDPHADAYVKLMFLPAGPRPRGADGRLDLDAVRATLPADVVPRLRAYTVRAYDPTTRELTLDVVVHGTVGLAGPWAAAAASGDEVLVLGPGGAWSPSPDVDHHLLVGDASALPAVAVALERLPAAARGWALVEVAGPADELALACPPGVEVRWLHADHTAPGRRLVEATLALPWPGGRVGAFVHGEAGAVREIRRYLRLERGVARADLSASGYWRTGVDDEGWRSTKREWTAQIEDAESAAGLA
- a CDS encoding MarR family winged helix-turn-helix transcriptional regulator gives rise to the protein MDPAIPDVERQVALLLRLADRNRRRSRRLEGTLERSAYLTLSRLDEHGPAGLHEIADHLRLDASTVTRQVLQLEEAGFVERGRDEADARRSVIAISAAGRDALEHSRAARWEVYADVLGSWTSDELTSLAGSLQHLNASLDASIDKKRG
- a CDS encoding ABC transporter permease subunit codes for the protein MSAATLTPTPVPEGIPAKPGVTFPRLVRSEWIKFWTVRSTVWTVSVMAVVVVALVALISLIIAQNVGEMDAGDGLPALVPYSVAVNLASLAVVVLGVLTITGEYTTGMIRASLSAAPRRTPVLWAKLVVLGGSMMVIATVVVALAAAVQTPILSPKNVALDLGDAETVRVLFGNALYLATITVFAFAFGALLRHSAAAMASVLGLLLVVENAVLAIPWRPLEYVRPFMPASAGYRVAQPQEMIDAMNDQMGRGIELSAWGGYAVLVGWVLVLLAVAAVLLKRRDA